A stretch of Rhinopithecus roxellana isolate Shanxi Qingling chromosome 12, ASM756505v1, whole genome shotgun sequence DNA encodes these proteins:
- the LOC104677785 gene encoding bromodomain and WD repeat-containing protein 1-like gives MAEPLSAQRPVPLAESELYFLIARYLSEGWCRRAAQVLVQELEQCQLLRKRLDWEGNQHNRNHEEFVLSSKHVAPDHLLQICQAHRKKKKKEIPPSISRVASLFGAGRQSLLLTAKGDLI, from the exons ATGGCAGAGCCCTTGTCCGCCCAGCGCCCAGTGCCCCTCGCGGAGTCGGAGCTGTACTTCCTCATCGCCCGGTACCTTTCGGAGGGCTGGTGTCGGAGAGCGGCCCAGGTGCTGGTGCAGGAGCTGGAGCAGTGCCAGTTGCTGCGGAAGAGGTTGGACTGGGAAGGCAACCAGCACAACAGAAACCACGAGGAATTCGTCTTGTCCAGTAAGCATGTGGCTCCTGATCATCTATTGCAAATCTGCCAAGCGCATCG gaaaaagaaaaaaaaagaaattccacccAGTATTTCAAGAGTCGCTTCTTTGTTTGGTGCAGGAAGGCAGTCTTTGCTACTTACAGCAAAAGGTGACTTAATTTGA